In the Canis lupus dingo isolate Sandy chromosome 28, ASM325472v2, whole genome shotgun sequence genome, TTTTACTGCTTCTGCTCAGTCTAGAAGACTCAacctgaaataattttaagattttctgttatttgtaaTGTCATGGAAAAGCAAATTACTGACATTCACAAGGTGATAATCTATAAAGaacaagtttgttttcttttttttaatttaggatcTTATTAGCAATATATTAGCATcattaatagaaaaaaactgtTGACACAGAAACTCAAAAACCagccattaagaaaataatgtagtAATCAACCACTATGAGAGAAAGTAAGTCCTCTCATTTGATTCTACTGGCAAGCCCAAGTTTATCCTGAGCTCTGAGAGACTCTGTCCTGAGTGGATGATGAAACTTTCAAGTAAAAGGTAAGGAGTTATAGGTGTGAGTTTCTGAGGGATACTGCCTCAAAAGAAGTTCAGGAGTAGTCACAGTCCTCCAGTTTACTCCAATGTTGGATGTTTCTAGGACGACCAGCGTAGTTTCCTTTTGAGGAGTTTTAACAATTCATCAGCCTCAGGAGTCAGGTCTTATAAAACGTTCctccatgttaaaaaaaagacttcGTTCCAGAGGATTAAGTTTTTCATCGCTTCTCCAGCTTCTTGTACTTGGCTTCTGCCAGGGAGATAGGGAGAGGaagttaaatcttttaaaaccagctctttaaaagatctttttaGTCAGCATTTCCAGGCACATTCAACAATatctattatattaaaaaaaaaaaagtctattggCTTCAATCTCATAATCTGTCCAAACTGGGTTCATATTGGAGGCATATCATAAATGTTAACTATCATATTAGCTAAGGACAGATATTTGGATATCTATCATCGACTTAAAATTGTGTGTGTACAACTTAAAATTAGGAGacaaacatgtacacacacacacacacacacacacacacagaattaggAACAAGTTCCTAATTTACAAGCACCTGCTCAGACGGCTCCACCAGGATTAAGCAGATCTACTGGCACTTGAGTCACGGGGAGCCTTACTAAGCACAGAAAACTGCTTCTCCAGGCACTGCTCCAGGCACTGCCCCAGGCACTCTCTGGGAGCCAGACTGGAACTCTCCAGTTGTATAAATGTAtgtttccccttttattttcttattcctaCACCTCACTATGGGAAAGCAattttgaaagacacagagatttAAAAGACCATCAAATAAGCCTCTTAATGTGatagattatctttttctttaaaaccttgaaaacaaaacagaacaaacccTGAAAGCATCTGGTATGATGCCTTCTATATATATAGTACGGTTCACAGTCACCATTTAGTAAATgtggataatgaaaatgttaatcACACTCATCTCAAATCTCAATCTTTTACAGACTTCTCTCCTGAAGTAGTAAGAAATTgtcaatgatgaaaataaaataatctgtaaatTATTACCTAGGATAAAGACAACTACATTGTTTTTAATCATGGATATAAGAGCCAGAGCCAGTTAGCAAACCATCAACAATACAGGTACCAGTTTCCTCCTTAAAAGAAGAACaatctttcaagaaaaatctataacttctctattttttaagacatttattcaCATTACTAAAGCTGCTTCGGTCTGCTGAACCACAGTTTTAAGAGCTTGAGCTTTGTAATCAAACAGACCTGGTTTGGAATATAGCTCTTTCACATGCTAGTTTTGTAACCTTACGCAAGTTAACCCCTTCGACCAGTTTACTCCTCCAAAGAATGGGGATAAAAATCACATCTTATACATTATGGGAGGAGAAAAAgcttaatacatgtaaagcactaaGAACGGTGCCTAATATATATCATTAAGTACTCAGGAAATCGTATTTttattactactactaataaaaaattacccggggcacccgggtggctcagtggttgagctcaggtggtgatccaggctcctgggattgcttctccctctgcctatgtctctgcctctctctgtgtctcataaataaataaataaaatctttaagggaaaaaaaaaatcactctcactaggtttttgtgaagattaattaaaatagatCATTACAGGCACACCATAAATGTTAACTATCCTAGCAGGTAAGATCAtacagcggggtggggggggcggggggggacagACAGGGTACccttattaaattaaaaaagaaatgaaaatgattacCCAGTTTTTTTGAATATGCATCCAACTTGTAGGCTGCCTGCTCCAGAGCTGCTACTTGCTCTTCAATTACATTGATCTGATCCAGATAAGGCTGCAGTCCAGCATCTTTGAAAACAAAGACAGACCACACGTTCATAAAGCCTCAACACGGAGTGCAGAAAAACACAGAGTGGGAAGTAACAGTACTAGTGTCCCGCCAGCTGTGCCCCAGACACACTAGCCGGGTGACAGGATTCTGATCAATCGCAGGACAAACACTAGCAGGCAGCAGCCAGCTGACCAAGCAGAACTGTGAGCTGGACAAAGCAAGTCTCTCTCATCCATGAACAATCCTCTTTTAGATTCTTTGCTCCTCCAGCAATCTTTCCATTCCCGAGTCAGTTTCTTGAGTAATCCCCTACCAACAAAGAGTGCCCACAGAGAAGGAACACaaatatggaaaaatggaaaaatacatccTACCAGTGTAACATTTAAAGATGCTCTGGTTTTCTGCTTATAGAGTAGTCCTTTATGGATTTCATTGTTAAATAAATTCACTAGAATCTAAccaccccttttttcccctaTCCCTTTCCAGGAATAAACTGATCAAATCAAGATTCAGAAGCAGAAATAACCATACCAAAACATGCTAATCCTCAATATGGCAGAAATTCCCTTAACTTCGTGATTTACTTTTAGAGAATGAGCTCCCTCAGGACAGGTGCCATGACCCTTCCACTTCTCTACAAACCCAAgcacaaaagaatattaaatacaaacatgtttaattataaaaagtattACTTACATTTCTGGTTTAAGTCCTTTAGGTTTCTACTAATGTTTATAGCGATATCTTTCATTTCAAGATACTTCAGGCTGGttagtttattcatattttccagGAGCTTATAGTCTTCACTGGtggctttaaaataaacagaagatgTCTTTACGATTTGTCACAGATCACCAGAATGTGGAATCATAGGCCAAATGGTAGTTCAAGGCAGGACCCCAAGAATGTCAAAGGAGCAGGCCACTACTGATTTATGACATTTATACCCAGCCTGTGTACTCTGAATGTCTAAGTAGAAACTCAGATACTAATCAGCTAACTATTTAAACCAAATAAGATCCAATGACTTCAGACTCTTggttaaaaagggaaataataaattcatgtcttaagaaaaaagaggtgACATAGCCTTGGTTTTCCTATGGTATGAAAACATGTTATTTGAGGGATTGCATCCtaagtatatataaaacttcCAACAGGCATCTTTCAGGGCACGCGGAGTGTTGCGGAGGGAGCCACACACCGACGCGGCTAAGGCAGCGCACAGCCCCCAGAGCCCAAGTGCCGCTCCAGCGAGCGAGCGAGCGGCGCAGGGCAGCACCCCAGTCAGCCCACACCCCGCCTCACCCGTCAGTTCTCCAGTCAGGTAAGTTGCCATTTTGGAGAACATGTCCCGGCAGAGCTCAGTGATGTCAGCCTCAGCCGGCTCCTTTGCTTCCTCAGCTGTCTCCACGGCGGCATCGTCTGAATCAAAGGAGAACGAGGACGGGTCGGGCCCTGCACCGGGTCCTAACCCAGCCACGGCATCCTCTCCCCACACCGCCTCCCGTGTCCTCATTCGATCAAGTCGGCCCCATTCTCCACGTGCCATAATTTCAAGACCCTCACTTCGTCCTTGCCCACCTGACACACCGACTCCGTTCCCTTGCACTCGCCCTTGGCTCAAGCCCGATCCCGTGGCCAAATCACCTCAGTCGCCCGCTCAGGTGCGCCCCTCCGACCTGCTCGCTCCGGCCAGGTgagcccccggcctcctgctGGGCACTTCATGCCCATCTACTCTGCGTACCTCGAACCGGCTCCTCTCTCTGGGTCGAGGGGACaccctcggccgccgccgccgccgccatgccGGGCCCCGCGCTGCTTCCGGTAGTTGGGCTGCCCGCGCCTGCGCGCCGCGcgtgccccgccccgccccgccccgccccgccccgccccgccccgccgccccgccgccccgccgccgccctccccgcgCGGGGCTCACCGCCCCGAGGTACTCCGTCTCCCCGCTGAGTTGTGCGGCTCCGGAGGAGTAATACAAAGAGTAAGCGTGAAGCTGAAATTGAGGCTAAAATAAGCCATAGTGAGTCCCTCCGTTGGCAACAGTCGCGACGTCTGGAACTGACATTGCGCTCATCCCTGTCACTAGTCTAGTAAAACCCGATGACCTACCTGTCTGGGGCCGGTTGCGCTCAGGTGGCCCGCTGACCAAAGCCACAGGGCCAAGTTACCCTCTCCCGAGAGACGCCCCCACCCAGGCCTGTATTCGTCGCCAAAGACTGCTCAGGAAATCCACGCTTTTGAAGGCAGTCTCATCCTTCCCTTGGGAAACCTTCAGTCATTGATTCCTGAGCCGAAATACTGGTCCTTCAGTGTCTTGGTTAAACAACTCATTtgcccctttttcttttaagattttatttattattcatgagagacacagagagagaaagtgagagagagggagaagcaggccccatgcagggagcccgatgccgactccatcctgggtctcctgcatcacgccctgggccagaggcaggcgctaaaccgctgagccacccggagatCCCCAGCCCCTTTCTGAAACTGCAGGTTGGCACCTACTTCTCTTCAGCTGATACAGCCTTTCTGGAAGAACGCTTTGTAACTTTTTACAGCTGAGGATACACTCTAGTTATCTTGATTGAGTTTAGCTGTTTCACAAGTCTCCTAGGTGTATACACTGTACATGACGGGATGGTGAAAAGGGTGGGAGAAGGGAATGGATGAGAAAAAGCAACTGGGGATCAAGGTGCAAAATGAGAAAGAGGTAAagatcacaggggaagggaagaagcaCATATAGTGAGTCTTGGGATGCAGACCTATATACCCAAAATTTTGGTGTAGATTCCTAGTTATTTTTCATCTCACCTTCTTACCTCCCACACcctacaccacacacacacacacacacacacacacacacacacacacacaccagctacCCCTCATGGTAGCCTAAGGGCTACCTTACTCTCTTCATCCTGAGGACCAGGTCTCCCAAGGTCACTGTCTCCACTCTTTAAATGGTACAGTCATAATACTCACCATTTCAAATCACTCCTAAAAGTCAGAAGTTCTTATTTCAGAACTTCTCAGGCAGCCCAGCTCCTTCACATTGTCACTGCCCCCACTCTGCACCTTCCAGCAAGGATGAGTACTCCAGCCCAAGTACAAGAATGGTTCACAGCTCCAGCCTTCTTCCTCGTACCATCCCAGAAGCAAAACGCAAAGGTCctgatttttctaatgatttttattgataGTCACCAGAGAAACCCATATTATCCCTTGCAAAAATAGGGTCAGAGCCCACCACATTTTATTCCAAAGATCTCAAAATCCTGGAGTCATTTCTTTGTCTGATTCTTCTCAGGTTCCATCTATGTGCCTGTTTACAGCTCTCGCAGTTCCCAGTGTTTAGTGAAATGTCGGGAGCAGGCTTCTCAACTGAGCCTTCATGGTTTTTGCCCTGGATGGAGAGGTCACTCACTCCCAACTCCTCTGCAACACTGTAATCTCCAATGTGAGAAAGTCTCATCTCCTCCAAGgcttccccttctcttccaccTGGAAACTCTATGGGGAAGACAAGAATTCCATGGCTGCTAGCAGCAGATCTCTAGATGCACAAAGGATAAAGATTTACTGGCAAATTGGAAGACATTTAGATAATGCTGCTCTCTTGGCTTCTACTTTTCTCACAAATCGTGGTTATCCGGGTGCCAGGTGCTTAGGGAACATAACCCTGGCTTCCTTTATTCTgtttgttaatgatttttttttttcatcacagcAGAGCTAGGAGCACAGGGAGTAAGAAGCCCAGGGTGAAATGTTACTTCAAAGAGCTACACAGAGCTACATGGCTACCACAGAAACACGGAGTCACAAGCCTAAGCATGATGCAAGCGACACACAGAAACATTGGTTCAAAAGGCCGGACCCAGGTGGGACTCAGCAGTAGCAGTGGAGGGATCTGCTGCCCTAGAAGTGGAGGGCATGTCCTGAGGAGTTCTCTATGGAGGCAATGAGAGAGGAGCCAGCTATCTGATGCTTTAGaatccctcccccaccactctcCTGCCCACCCTGGACTCCCCAGGGGTCTGGAGTCACAGGTGAGGTTGGCTGCAGATGCTCCCAAATGCCTTGATCCCCCTGTTGGAAGAAAAAGGGACAGGTTATTTGAAGGAAGAATTTGGGTCCCACTCTACTTCCTTTTATCTAGAAAATCTGGATCTGATTCTTCAACCTCAGACCATCTCCTGGAGGCCACAGCAGCCCTCAGGCCAGAGCAATCAACCTCAGATCTTCCCTCCACTCCTTACCTCCACTGATATAGTGACTACTAGGAACATGTTCTGCAGGAGCCTGAAAACAGgctatttcaaaaatgttttgccTCCACTCACTGAGTAGAACAGATGGTAGGGTTCAAATGTGGGAAACCAAGAGGACTCAAGTGAAGGGCCACTCACCATGCCTGGGGAGGAAGCTagctgctccttcctctccagcATCTCTAGCTTTGAGCCCACAGCATCTACTTGGGACATGACTCCTTCCAAGACAGTCTCCAACTGAAGAACTCTCCTTGTGAGTCTGCAGGATTTGAGAGAGACTAAGGGAGCAAAAATATGCATCATGGGGCTAAACATCTATAGGGGTAGGGGAGACATTATGGTCTGTGTGTGAATGGGAGCAAGGAAGGTAAGGCCCAGTCTTGTAGGGAGAATAAAGGAGAAGGGGAACACAGGTTCTCCCTGGGCTAGGACAGAAAATTAGAAGGTTATGGAAAGAAGCTCAACATAGGACATTACAAACACACTCAGCCCTGCTGCACATACGTGTAGAATTCTTCTCCTGAAACCCAGCCATCTGCTCTGGTAGCCTCTGGACCCGACTCGCCTGGTGAGCTACTCACAATGGATTGTCCTAGGTTCTCAATCTCTGCGTTGAGGACCACCTGATTAGGAAGTCAGAGAGGAGAAGATGACTCTGGGAAGTCATCAGCTCCTATTTCATCACCTGCTCTGATGGACTCTCAGGACCAGGCCCTTAGGCTCCAGTTCATtctattccctttctctctgaatCTCTAGAGACAATAGGATCAGTGTAGTAGTGCTGGACACAAAGCTGGACCAACCTCTGGGAGGGAATCACCTTccacagaaacaaaacatgagCTCTTGGAAGCCTTGATTAATGAGACCCTCACTAGAAGCCAACTCAGTTTGGGAAAGGAAGAACACTACCAGAATTCCTGCCACTTTCCCTCCTGCCCTTGATTTTGGGGTCTATACTAGATAGGGATGAAGCAGGCACAGCAGGTATAGCTAAGGATCCAAGTTTGAAAATCCCAAGGAGAAAGTAAGTCCTCAGAAAGAATTGTCAGGGATTCTTGGATAATTgatcctcccccccccacccacccacccaagaCTATGttttagagcagtggttttcaaccttGGCTATGCATTGCAATCACTTGGGGAGTTTTTAAAAGTACTGATGTCTGAGTCTCTCACTCCCCCAGCGATTATGTCTAGAGTGTAGAGACCTGAGTATGAGGATTATTTGActctccacccctaccccactGGGGTATTCTAATATGCAGCAGTTTGAGAATCACTATTCTAGAGagttctctcctgcccctctatTGAAGGATTTTCAGTTTGGATTTGTGTTCTGGGTGTGttggcagggaagggagagagagtggtTTTCTTTCACTGCCTCTGCATCAGCCAACTGGGCTCACCCTCTTTTCCTCCAGGTCCTGTTGCATTTGTTCCTGCTCTTTTTTGTCCAGGATGTGATTTCCATCTTGATCAAACCTGGTGAAGGCGGCTGTGAGCTCAGTGATCTCATGCTCTGCGTGCCCAAGTctggggaaaacagtatgaggAAATGACTTCTGACCTGTTGTGGCTGTGATCTCTCAATTATAGACTCCCTACTTTTTTTCAGACTTCATGACTCTTGCTCTCTGGGGAAGAATGAGACTACGTGGGAAGGCCAGGATCTCCAAAGTTTAGCAATTTTACTCCCAAGAAATTGTTTGAATCTATGCCTTCCTTCTCTTAGTCCTGATAAATAGTTTTAGGCCCTCCAGTGTTCTATAGGAATTATTGCAAAATTTCTTTGCCCTAAATACTCCATCCCCCCAATCCCACCCTTCATTCCCTACCCCTGAAATTCATACTCTATAATGCAACTAGAGTAATTAAGCTTTCCAAGGTGCAAGTCTAAATACACCCATTCTCTGCTTAAAATCTCTCCTGGGAACCCTATTCTTAGGATAGATTGGTGGTATACAAGGTCTTTCCCAATGTTGCCCTTCTTCATTCCTCTGGTCTCATCTCCTGCTATGTTCCACTTTTATTTGATACCTTAGCAATGCTTAGCTAACATGTACCCTACATGTTGCTCAACTTAACACTTTTATCTCTTGGAATGGACTTCCCCTGCTTGTCTACATGTAGGAACTTATCCTCCTGTAGGTATTCATAcatcacctcttccaggaagccttctcttaAGCTCAAAAATAGAACTGAATACTCTTTTTACTTTGTGCTCTGTATCTTTTAGTCAATTCGGTTGTTGAACTTGTTCTGTAATTCAGTTTATTTGCTTACATGTGTGTGAGCTCCTGGGGGACAAAGACTTTGTCTTATTTAATTGTGTGCCCTACTCAGTGCCTGGATCACAGCTGGTGCtcacaatatattttttcagtgtgTGTTAATATGTTTGACTGGGAAACAGGGAGGCTAAGAGAATAGGCCCATGTTTGTAGGGGAGCATAGAACCAACTACAGAGCTTTGTGGGAATGAGAAATGTATGTAATAATTAGGaaattatattattacattaGTTCCAAGAGTTGTTCGACAAGGTCCAGGAAGTTATAGAACATGGCTGGAGACCTTTAAACCAAGGGCACAATTCTGATGGTCAGAATCAGAGCTCTGTAGGCCAAAGGCCAAAACCAAGGTCAGAGGCCCATAGGCCAAGATCAGAAGTTTTAAGGCAAAGGGTATATGGTTGAGGGTCAAAGACTTATTATAGATCAATCTCAGAAAAGATTGGATCTCTGGTTGCTCACTCCCTCAAGGTGTTGGTGAAATCTTCAAATTGGATCTCTTGCTCCCCACCCTGCAGGACCTTCTGTACATCTGAAACCCGCTCCTTCCTCAAACGCAGCCTCAGTAGGGTCTTGTTGTAGCcctggaagggaaaaggaaacaggTACCAGTTCCCACAGCCTTCCTTGCCCACGCCTCCATCACAGGATGCCAGGCTTCCAG is a window encoding:
- the BLOC1S2 gene encoding biogenesis of lysosome-related organelles complex 1 subunit 2 isoform X1, translating into MAAAAAAEGVPSTQREEPVRDDAAVETAEEAKEPAEADITELCRDMFSKMATYLTGELTATSEDYKLLENMNKLTSLKYLEMKDIAINISRNLKDLNQKYAGLQPYLDQINVIEEQVAALEQAAYKLDAYSKKLEAKYKKLEKR
- the BLOC1S2 gene encoding biogenesis of lysosome-related organelles complex 1 subunit 2 isoform X2, with product MFSKMATYLTGELTATSEDYKLLENMNKLTSLKYLEMKDIAINISRNLKDLNQKYAGLQPYLDQINVIEEQVAALEQAAYKLDAYSKKLEAKYKKLEKR